The following are from one region of the Hydrogenophaga sp. BPS33 genome:
- a CDS encoding ABC transporter permease, whose product MESIALLIASSLNAGTVLAIASLGLLINEKAGIVNLGAEGMMLCAALAGFATVVHTGSTVLGFAAGMAAGALLAAIFGGLVIWLNTNQYATGLALSLFGAGFSAFAGTSYVQEKLPEQTRHVVPLLGDIPLIGPALFRHHPMVYVCVALVVFLIWFLYRTRAGLVLRSVGESPESSHALGYPVRRIRLVAVMAGGALCGLAGAYVSTVYTPLWVEGMIAGKGWIALALTTFATWRPARVLLGAYLFGGVTMLQFHLQGVGVNVPSQFLTMMPYVATIVVLVLISRNPTWIRINMPSSIGKPFYPGA is encoded by the coding sequence ATGGAATCGATTGCACTCCTGATCGCCTCCTCGCTCAACGCGGGCACGGTGCTCGCCATTGCTTCGCTCGGCCTGCTCATCAACGAGAAGGCCGGTATCGTCAACCTCGGTGCCGAGGGCATGATGCTGTGCGCCGCGCTCGCGGGCTTCGCCACCGTGGTGCACACCGGCAGCACAGTGCTGGGTTTCGCGGCCGGCATGGCGGCGGGGGCTTTGCTCGCGGCCATCTTCGGTGGGTTGGTGATCTGGCTCAACACCAACCAGTACGCCACGGGCCTGGCCCTCAGCCTGTTCGGCGCAGGCTTCTCGGCGTTCGCCGGCACCAGCTATGTGCAGGAAAAACTGCCCGAGCAGACGCGCCACGTGGTCCCGCTGCTGGGCGACATTCCCCTGATCGGCCCGGCGCTGTTCCGCCACCATCCGATGGTCTACGTGTGCGTGGCGCTGGTGGTCTTCCTGATCTGGTTCCTCTACCGCACGCGCGCCGGCCTGGTGCTGCGCAGCGTGGGCGAGAGCCCCGAGTCCTCGCATGCGCTGGGCTACCCGGTGCGCCGCATCCGGCTTGTCGCGGTCATGGCCGGTGGCGCGCTCTGCGGTCTGGCCGGTGCCTATGTGTCCACCGTCTACACGCCCCTGTGGGTCGAGGGCATGATCGCCGGCAAGGGCTGGATCGCGCTCGCCCTCACCACCTTCGCCACTTGGCGGCCGGCACGCGTGTTGCTTGGTGCGTACCTGTTCGGTGGCGTGACCATGCTGCAGTTCCACCTGCAAGGCGTCGGCGTCAATGTGCCCAGCCAGTTCCTGACCATGATGCCCTACGTGGCCACCATCGTCGTGCTGGTGCTGATCTCGCGCAACCCGACGTGGATCCGCATCAACATGCCGTCGTCGATCGGAAAACCCTTCTACCCAGGGGCATAA
- a CDS encoding BMP family ABC transporter substrate-binding protein produces MTDLSKRSLMKVAAVTALTSAVLIGCGKKEEAAAPAAPAPAAAEAPKAEPLKIAFAYVGPVGDGGWTFAHDNGRKALEKEFGDKIVTSFVENVPESADAERVIRDLAGQGNKLVFGTTFGYMEPMLKIAPDFKDVKFEHATGYKTAENLRTYDSRTYEGAYMAGVIAGSMTKSNTLGVVASIPIPEVIRNINSFTLGAQSVNPKVKTKVVWVNGWFDPPKETEAATSLINGGADILFQNTDSSAVLQTAEKMGKRAFGWDSDMTAYGPKAHLGSAVINWAPYYIRATKDVLEGTWSTGGVWWGVKEGAIDMVSVAEDVPAEVKAKVDTVRAGLKDGSFSIWKGPIMGSDGKEVLAKDTVADDKFLGGIKFYVKGVEGKVPN; encoded by the coding sequence ATGACAGATTTGAGCAAACGTTCTCTGATGAAGGTCGCTGCGGTCACCGCGCTGACCAGCGCCGTGCTGATCGGCTGCGGCAAGAAGGAAGAGGCTGCCGCACCCGCTGCGCCGGCGCCGGCCGCCGCCGAGGCGCCCAAGGCCGAACCATTGAAGATTGCGTTTGCCTATGTCGGCCCGGTGGGCGACGGCGGCTGGACTTTCGCGCACGACAACGGCCGCAAGGCGCTGGAGAAAGAGTTCGGTGACAAGATCGTCACCAGCTTCGTCGAGAACGTGCCCGAGAGCGCCGATGCCGAGCGCGTGATCCGCGATCTGGCCGGTCAGGGCAACAAGCTGGTCTTCGGTACCACCTTCGGTTACATGGAGCCCATGCTCAAGATCGCGCCCGACTTCAAGGACGTGAAGTTCGAGCACGCCACCGGCTACAAGACCGCCGAGAACCTGCGCACCTACGACAGCCGCACCTACGAAGGTGCGTACATGGCAGGCGTGATCGCTGGCAGCATGACCAAGTCCAACACGCTGGGTGTGGTCGCTTCCATCCCAATCCCTGAAGTGATCCGCAACATCAACAGCTTCACGCTGGGCGCGCAGTCGGTCAACCCCAAGGTCAAGACCAAGGTGGTGTGGGTCAACGGCTGGTTCGACCCGCCGAAGGAAACCGAAGCCGCCACGTCGCTGATCAACGGCGGTGCCGACATCCTGTTCCAGAACACCGACTCCTCGGCCGTGCTGCAGACCGCCGAGAAGATGGGCAAGCGCGCCTTCGGCTGGGACTCGGACATGACCGCCTACGGCCCGAAGGCCCACCTGGGTTCGGCCGTGATCAACTGGGCGCCGTACTACATCAGGGCCACCAAGGATGTGCTGGAAGGCACCTGGTCCACCGGCGGTGTGTGGTGGGGCGTGAAGGAAGGCGCAATCGACATGGTCTCCGTGGCCGAAGACGTGCCGGCCGAGGTGAAGGCCAAGGTCGACACCGTGCGCGCCGGTTTGAAGGACGGCAGCTTCTCGATCTGGAAGGGCCCCATCATGGGTTCGGACGGCAAGGAAGTGCTGGCCAAGGACACGGTCGCGGACGACAAGTTCCTGGGTGGCATCAAGTTCTACGTCAAGGGTGTCGAGGGCAAGGTCCCGAATTGA